Proteins from a genomic interval of Diaphorobacter sp. HDW4A:
- a CDS encoding pilus assembly protein — MRRFGLMFLIVLISIRPSAMAAANFAQFPAESAFRTPAPNVIVSVDNARSMDTQDVPTAEAGRITRLQALRQLLQTLFTPDALPDDAIRLAYQSTQGCNQLPAEGRIIPTTCTRNQQTNRMAPLRGAASLAEASTRGAFWRWLDELKTGDGLPATALLDNAGAHLMQTDAENPWSDSPGTPQAASTLKTCRRAYHLFLTDGAFAKQNPSSLPAPAAITRLPDGTVFEPASNPQLQVYQDKSATAATMTSPSALALHYWAQDLQPTLTNRISPIYTQPGDEVHTADSRSLVLCPYWNPQNDPATWQHMVNFTVDLGSGSAKAGAPPLFSALDGNFGGADYDRLLLGSLAWPDPSSSTEAMRQDLWHTALNSRGRHFQIGGSLTALQQAMSTILARIAPNGGQTISGYASNGGSAMYVSSYEATHWSGQIVSNLLAAGSGTGDVPPNPNWGQPPRNSTADKLDALTSIDQRVILTHDGDRGVPFRWDALAKPQQTQLQSHGASMSYGPDLVRFLRGDRTLESVGTATGFRARASRLGDIVHSRMWHVAKPASGHTDNSYRRFAAQQAARAPMLYVGGNDGMLHGFSAKTGDERIAYVPRGVHANLHLLAAHDYRHHYYVDGSPFTADALVGTEWKTLLVGSMGAGGPGFFVLDVTTPDKFAESGAAALVVLDRTDDADADIGHVFAAPTVDQANSQRSLQVTRLNNGRWALVLGNGYGSANGQPVLLIQYLDGAQELLKIAAKSSANGATPISNGLSAPQFLDVNSDGIPDVVYAGDLQGRLWKFDIAAASDQRWKVAFDGSPLFAAVRNGKMQPITTAPLLRVNTDTGGLLVAFGTGQELSETDSGDDSVQSVYSVMDYTRYRLQDSGADKGKAAVDASRSELPNPAASCAELMAQGVQSEALTGTAAASRTYWALQGAPFAYCLRMPCAVNEKKGWYLDLPADRERVLDPLSFYGGGNVLEIISRVPATTTSSETASGAPVEACEQDPRPGLTYRTLLHIATGAAQKARILDTNGDGQVSSEDAPASRATAARHELRLTAKGGAQTRQGSDGKTDRLEALPTRVLRPSWRQLK; from the coding sequence ATGCGACGCTTTGGTTTGATGTTTTTGATCGTATTGATATCCATTCGGCCCTCCGCCATGGCCGCCGCGAACTTCGCGCAGTTCCCTGCCGAGTCCGCCTTCCGCACGCCCGCGCCCAATGTCATCGTCTCGGTGGACAACGCGCGCAGCATGGACACACAAGACGTGCCCACCGCCGAGGCCGGCCGGATCACCCGGCTGCAGGCGCTCAGGCAGCTGCTGCAGACACTTTTCACGCCCGACGCCCTGCCCGACGACGCGATCCGCTTGGCCTACCAATCCACCCAAGGCTGCAACCAGTTGCCCGCCGAGGGCCGGATCATCCCCACCACCTGCACGCGCAACCAGCAGACCAACCGCATGGCGCCGTTGCGCGGTGCGGCCAGCCTGGCCGAGGCATCGACGCGCGGCGCGTTCTGGCGCTGGCTCGATGAACTCAAGACCGGCGACGGCCTGCCCGCCACCGCCCTGCTGGACAACGCGGGCGCCCACCTGATGCAGACCGACGCCGAAAACCCATGGAGCGACAGCCCCGGCACGCCGCAAGCCGCCAGTACCCTGAAAACCTGCCGCCGCGCCTACCACCTGTTTCTGACCGATGGCGCTTTTGCCAAACAGAACCCGTCCAGCCTGCCTGCGCCCGCAGCAATCACCCGCCTGCCGGACGGCACGGTCTTCGAACCCGCATCCAACCCGCAGTTGCAGGTCTACCAGGACAAATCGGCCACCGCCGCCACCATGACTTCGCCCTCTGCGCTGGCGCTGCACTACTGGGCGCAGGACCTGCAGCCCACGCTCACCAACCGCATCAGCCCGATCTACACACAGCCCGGCGACGAAGTGCACACAGCAGACTCCCGCAGTCTGGTCCTCTGCCCCTACTGGAATCCGCAGAACGACCCCGCGACCTGGCAGCACATGGTGAACTTCACGGTGGATCTGGGGAGCGGCAGCGCCAAGGCAGGCGCACCGCCGCTGTTCTCCGCGCTGGATGGCAACTTCGGCGGTGCGGACTACGACCGTCTGCTGCTCGGCAGCCTCGCATGGCCCGATCCTTCATCTAGCACCGAGGCCATGCGACAGGACCTGTGGCACACGGCGCTGAACTCGCGCGGTCGGCATTTCCAGATCGGCGGCTCGCTCACGGCGCTGCAGCAGGCGATGAGCACCATCCTCGCGCGCATCGCGCCCAACGGCGGGCAGACGATCAGTGGCTATGCGAGCAATGGCGGCAGCGCGATGTATGTGTCGTCGTATGAAGCGACCCACTGGTCCGGTCAGATCGTCTCGAACCTGCTGGCAGCGGGATCGGGCACAGGCGACGTCCCGCCCAACCCCAACTGGGGCCAGCCTCCCCGCAATAGCACGGCGGACAAACTGGACGCGCTCACCAGCATCGACCAGCGCGTGATCCTCACGCATGACGGTGATCGTGGCGTGCCTTTCCGCTGGGACGCACTCGCCAAGCCGCAGCAGACACAGTTGCAGTCACATGGCGCGTCGATGAGCTATGGCCCCGACCTCGTGCGCTTTCTGCGCGGCGACCGCACCTTGGAATCCGTGGGCACAGCCACCGGCTTTCGCGCCCGCGCATCGCGCCTGGGCGACATCGTGCACTCGCGAATGTGGCATGTGGCCAAGCCCGCATCGGGCCATACGGACAACAGCTATCGCCGCTTTGCCGCGCAGCAAGCGGCACGCGCGCCTATGCTCTATGTCGGCGGCAACGACGGCATGCTGCACGGCTTCAGCGCGAAGACGGGCGACGAGCGCATCGCCTATGTACCGCGCGGCGTGCATGCGAATCTGCACCTGCTCGCCGCGCACGACTACCGCCATCACTACTACGTTGACGGCTCGCCGTTTACCGCCGATGCGTTGGTCGGCACCGAATGGAAGACGCTACTGGTGGGCAGCATGGGCGCGGGTGGGCCGGGCTTCTTTGTGCTTGACGTGACGACGCCCGACAAGTTCGCGGAATCCGGCGCTGCCGCCCTTGTGGTGCTGGACCGCACCGACGACGCCGATGCCGACATCGGCCATGTCTTCGCCGCACCCACCGTGGATCAGGCCAATTCGCAGCGCAGCCTGCAGGTCACGCGGCTGAACAACGGCCGCTGGGCGCTGGTGCTCGGCAATGGCTACGGCAGCGCCAACGGCCAGCCAGTGCTGCTGATCCAGTACCTCGACGGCGCACAAGAACTGCTCAAGATCGCGGCGAAATCATCCGCAAACGGCGCCACGCCCATCTCCAACGGTCTCTCGGCCCCGCAGTTTCTCGATGTGAACAGCGATGGCATTCCCGATGTGGTCTACGCGGGCGATCTGCAGGGCAGGCTCTGGAAATTCGACATCGCCGCCGCATCCGATCAACGCTGGAAGGTGGCGTTCGATGGATCGCCCCTGTTCGCGGCGGTTCGCAATGGAAAGATGCAGCCCATTACCACCGCCCCGCTGCTGCGCGTCAACACCGACACCGGCGGCCTGCTCGTCGCCTTCGGCACCGGCCAGGAACTCAGCGAGACAGACAGCGGCGACGACTCCGTGCAAAGCGTCTACTCGGTCATGGACTACACGCGCTACCGCCTGCAGGACAGCGGCGCGGACAAGGGTAAGGCAGCAGTCGATGCATCGCGCAGCGAGCTGCCAAACCCCGCCGCATCGTGCGCGGAACTGATGGCCCAAGGCGTGCAGAGCGAAGCGCTGACTGGCACCGCCGCCGCAAGCCGCACCTACTGGGCACTGCAGGGCGCGCCCTTCGCCTACTGCCTGCGCATGCCCTGCGCGGTGAACGAGAAGAAGGGCTGGTATCTCGACCTGCCTGCAGACCGGGAACGCGTGCTCGATCCGCTGAGTTTCTATGGCGGCGGCAATGTGCTCGAGATCATCAGCCGAGTGCCCGCAACCACCACCAGCTCCGAAACCGCCAGCGGCGCGCCCGTGGAGGCCTGCGAGCAGGACCCGCGCCCCGGCCTGACGTACCGCACGCTGCTCCACATCGCCACCGGCGCGGCCCAGAAAGCGCGCATTCTCGACACCAACGGCGACGGCCAGGTCAGCAGCGAAGACGCCCCCGCCTCGCGCGCCACCGCCGCCCGGCACGAGCTGCGCTTGACTGCCAAGGGCGGTGCCCAGACGCGCCAAGGCTCCGACGGCAAGACCGACCGCCTCGAAGCCCTGCCCACACGCGTGCTGCGCCCGAGCTGGCGACAGCTTAAGTAG
- a CDS encoding pilus assembly protein PilX, which translates to MQWPDKIQRQQIDRFGKAAFPYSFAWEMKMSSHQKSHPIGRETGVALYVVIIIVLMISLLSIWAARIAFFHEILTSNEADHQKTFEAAQILMKDAELDIRHMLASGALCPMTSSDGNICRVSAPVHFPVDRGEMVDLVTYLDTLPTGCALGICRKRPGIQDFWSDAVLLLNMTATNVGARYGQFTGAVSGPGGNPVLAINETAKNAKDLKGAWYWIEVLPFADAQIGLLSSYENNPHLKTYAPDSRQPWIYRITVFAKGRKNGTEVVLQSLISLQSSE; encoded by the coding sequence ATGCAATGGCCAGACAAAATCCAAAGGCAGCAAATTGATCGTTTTGGCAAAGCAGCTTTTCCATATTCGTTCGCATGGGAAATGAAAATGTCTTCGCACCAAAAATCCCACCCCATCGGAAGAGAAACCGGCGTCGCGCTGTATGTGGTCATCATCATCGTTCTGATGATCAGCCTGCTCTCCATCTGGGCGGCACGCATTGCGTTCTTTCACGAGATTCTCACAAGCAACGAGGCTGATCATCAGAAGACGTTTGAGGCCGCCCAGATTCTCATGAAGGATGCGGAGCTGGATATCCGCCATATGCTGGCTTCCGGTGCTCTATGCCCGATGACAAGCAGCGATGGAAATATCTGCCGTGTATCCGCTCCAGTTCATTTTCCCGTCGATCGCGGGGAAATGGTGGATCTGGTCACCTATCTCGATACTCTGCCCACCGGCTGTGCTCTCGGCATTTGCAGAAAACGCCCGGGCATTCAGGATTTTTGGTCCGACGCGGTATTGCTTCTCAACATGACGGCCACCAACGTCGGCGCGCGCTATGGCCAATTCACCGGAGCAGTTTCCGGTCCCGGTGGTAATCCGGTGCTCGCCATCAACGAAACCGCAAAAAACGCCAAGGATTTGAAGGGTGCTTGGTATTGGATCGAGGTTTTGCCTTTCGCCGATGCGCAAATCGGTTTGTTGTCTAGTTACGAAAACAACCCGCATCTTAAAACCTACGCGCCGGACAGCCGCCAGCCATGGATTTACCGGATCACAGTGTTTGCGAAGGGCCGGAAAAATGGCACCGAGGTGGTTTTGCAATCACTGATTTCACTGCAGTCAAGTGAATGA
- a CDS encoding PilW family protein, whose product MRIGRQSGMSLVELLIGLAIGLVIIGIALTSLQVSQFISTTVNESTTLLQDANTALRIIGTQIRQTESVALNLQPALGANIDIAALRPVMFEPVLNADEPAVVVEKAISAVSAPNVSKSVGSALQIQYENFVESLLSDATSPSWDSALRDCLGQNKSNRSLSSIMTSTFFLREGNLMCTGVAGTPQPLIANVKDFAIRLLREIPAELSGGEPQFQYATPASLNANAAQWQSVSAVEICLELEAPAMKAPDVGVEYQPCNGQTKSKGSKLIVLAKQLFHIRSHGK is encoded by the coding sequence ATGCGAATAGGAAGGCAGAGCGGAATGTCGCTGGTGGAGCTGTTGATCGGCCTCGCCATTGGATTGGTGATCATCGGCATTGCACTCACCTCGCTGCAGGTTTCTCAATTCATCTCCACCACAGTGAATGAATCCACCACGCTGCTCCAAGACGCCAATACAGCCCTGCGGATCATCGGCACCCAGATTCGCCAGACCGAAAGCGTGGCATTGAATCTTCAACCCGCCTTGGGCGCCAATATCGATATTGCGGCGCTGCGTCCGGTCATGTTCGAGCCAGTTTTGAATGCAGACGAACCGGCGGTCGTAGTCGAGAAAGCCATCTCCGCCGTCTCGGCCCCGAATGTCTCCAAATCGGTGGGATCGGCGCTGCAGATCCAGTATGAGAATTTCGTGGAATCGCTGCTCTCGGACGCGACCAGCCCCAGCTGGGATTCGGCATTGCGGGATTGTCTTGGACAAAACAAAAGCAACCGCTCACTTTCAAGCATCATGACCAGCACCTTCTTTCTGCGCGAAGGCAATCTGATGTGCACCGGAGTCGCCGGGACTCCACAGCCGCTCATCGCCAACGTGAAGGATTTCGCCATTCGCCTGTTACGCGAGATTCCGGCGGAATTATCCGGGGGCGAGCCGCAGTTTCAATATGCGACGCCCGCCAGCCTGAATGCCAATGCCGCGCAATGGCAGAGCGTGAGCGCGGTGGAGATATGCCTGGAACTAGAGGCTCCTGCGATGAAAGCTCCCGATGTCGGTGTCGAGTATCAGCCATGCAATGGCCAGACAAAATCCAAAGGCAGCAAATTGATCGTTTTGGCAAAGCAGCTTTTCCATATTCGTTCGCATGGGAAATGA
- the pilV gene encoding type IV pilus modification protein PilV produces the protein MQTRSNCTLLRQSELQAAKPTALMQGRAPIGERVFQDTAMPHRPSVRGITLIESLVAILVMALGVFSVLGIQLRTLSDAQAGIRRSQAIRLIEDLSERIKSNPAAADYLDIYATDSPPKPGDDCTAPCTAASLAVLDSYQWHQQVQFTLGSGRAAVFRSNADAQSHHPLQLGVMIAWKETGRQSNDSATTEALNAFLQISAADASQKTCPEQYVCHLQYISISARCRLSNQAGESCE, from the coding sequence ATGCAAACGCGTTCGAATTGCACACTTCTTCGCCAAAGCGAATTGCAAGCGGCAAAACCCACTGCGTTAATGCAAGGCCGTGCTCCCATCGGCGAACGGGTTTTTCAGGACACCGCCATGCCGCACCGCCCATCCGTTCGTGGAATCACCCTGATCGAATCACTGGTCGCCATTCTGGTGATGGCCCTCGGCGTATTCAGCGTGCTGGGCATTCAGCTGCGCACGCTGTCCGATGCACAGGCAGGTATTCGCCGCTCGCAAGCCATTCGATTGATTGAGGATTTGAGCGAACGGATCAAATCCAATCCTGCGGCAGCCGATTATCTGGATATCTACGCAACGGATTCACCGCCGAAACCCGGGGACGACTGCACTGCCCCCTGCACCGCCGCATCGTTGGCCGTGCTCGACAGTTATCAATGGCATCAGCAAGTGCAGTTCACTTTGGGGAGCGGCCGCGCTGCCGTATTCAGAAGCAATGCCGATGCTCAATCACATCACCCCCTGCAACTGGGCGTGATGATCGCGTGGAAAGAAACCGGGCGCCAAAGCAACGATTCCGCAACGACGGAGGCACTCAATGCCTTTCTCCAGATATCCGCCGCCGATGCCTCGCAGAAAACCTGCCCCGAGCAATATGTCTGCCACCTGCAATACATCAGCATTTCGGCCCGCTGCAGACTATCGAATCAGGCAGGCGAATCATGCGAATAG
- a CDS encoding MaoC family dehydratase N-terminal domain-containing protein: MSEKQASIIDEAGLAHLRSWTGKSETTADLITAAPVRSMSATLDRDDATPVSGTLLAPLWHWLYFLPHARQSEIGADGHPTRGGFLPPAPLPRRMWAGGRLTWETGNPLAVGQEVQRVSTIQSVNHKAGRSGELLFVLVQHQFSNENGLALTEEHDIVYRAAAEPGAPEPTPQKPPLDGEAAWSRTIVPDDVLLFRYSALTFNGHRIHYDRKYVTEVEGYPGLIVHGPLIATLLLDLLRRNLPDATVRKFSFKAVRPTFDLNAFSVHGKPSDDGKTVELWAQDHDGWLTMQGTAELA; this comes from the coding sequence ATGAGTGAAAAACAAGCCTCGATCATCGACGAAGCCGGACTTGCGCATTTGCGCAGCTGGACGGGCAAGAGCGAGACCACTGCCGATCTGATCACCGCCGCGCCGGTGCGCAGCATGAGCGCGACGCTGGATCGCGATGATGCCACCCCTGTGTCCGGCACGCTGCTCGCGCCGCTGTGGCACTGGCTGTACTTTCTGCCGCATGCGCGCCAGAGCGAGATCGGCGCGGACGGCCATCCCACACGTGGTGGCTTTCTGCCACCCGCACCGCTGCCGCGCCGCATGTGGGCGGGCGGGCGGCTGACCTGGGAGACGGGCAATCCGCTGGCGGTGGGGCAGGAGGTGCAGCGCGTTTCCACCATCCAGTCCGTGAACCACAAGGCGGGCCGCTCGGGCGAGCTGCTGTTCGTGTTGGTGCAGCACCAGTTCAGCAACGAGAACGGCCTTGCGCTGACCGAGGAGCACGACATCGTCTACCGCGCCGCCGCCGAGCCCGGCGCGCCCGAGCCCACTCCGCAGAAGCCGCCGCTCGATGGCGAGGCCGCTTGGTCGCGCACCATCGTGCCGGATGACGTGCTGCTGTTCCGCTATTCGGCGCTCACCTTCAACGGCCACCGCATCCACTATGACCGCAAGTACGTGACCGAGGTCGAGGGCTACCCGGGCCTCATCGTGCATGGCCCGCTGATTGCCACGCTGCTGCTCGATCTGCTGCGCCGCAACCTGCCCGATGCGACGGTGCGCAAGTTCTCGTTCAAGGCCGTGCGGCCGACTTTTGATCTCAACGCCTTCAGCGTGCATGGCAAGCCGTCGGACGATGGCAAGACGGTGGAGCTCTGGGCGCAGGACCACGATGGCTGGTTGACCATGCAGGGCACGGCGGAACTGGCCTGA
- a CDS encoding acyl-CoA dehydrogenase family protein yields MIEQTLSNNYAEIRDAIRSLCAEFPDEYFRKVDEARAYPEQFVDALTKAGWLAALIPTEYGGSGLGLTEASVIMEEINRCGGNSGACHGQMYNMGTLLRHGSEAQKQKYLPKIASGEWRLQSMGVTEPTTGTDTTKIKTTAVKKDGRYVINGQKVWISRIQHSDWMILLARTTPLAEVKKKSEGMSIFMVDLREAEKAGMTVRPILNMVNHETNELFFENLEIPEENLIGEEGKGFKYILDGLNAERTLIAAECIGDGYWFIDRITNYVKDRNVFGRPIGQNQGVQFPIADAFIEIEAANLMRWKACELFDKHEPMGAQANMAKYLAAKASWEAANACLQFHGGFGFACEYDVERKFRETRLYQVAPISTNLIYSYVAEHILGLPRSF; encoded by the coding sequence ATGATCGAACAGACGCTCTCGAACAACTACGCCGAAATTCGCGACGCCATCCGCTCGCTCTGCGCGGAGTTTCCCGATGAATATTTCCGCAAGGTCGACGAGGCGCGCGCCTATCCCGAGCAGTTTGTGGACGCGCTCACCAAGGCCGGCTGGCTGGCCGCGCTGATTCCCACCGAATACGGCGGCTCGGGCCTGGGCCTGACCGAGGCCTCGGTCATCATGGAAGAGATCAATCGCTGTGGCGGCAACTCGGGGGCCTGCCACGGCCAGATGTACAACATGGGCACGCTGCTGCGCCATGGCTCTGAAGCGCAGAAGCAGAAGTACCTGCCGAAGATTGCATCGGGCGAATGGCGTCTGCAATCGATGGGCGTGACCGAGCCGACCACCGGCACTGACACCACCAAGATCAAGACCACGGCAGTGAAGAAGGATGGTCGCTACGTCATCAACGGCCAGAAGGTCTGGATCAGCCGCATCCAGCACAGCGACTGGATGATTCTGTTGGCGCGCACCACGCCGCTGGCCGAGGTGAAGAAGAAAAGCGAAGGCATGTCGATCTTCATGGTCGATCTGCGCGAGGCCGAGAAGGCTGGCATGACGGTGCGCCCGATTCTCAACATGGTGAACCACGAGACCAATGAGCTGTTCTTCGAGAATCTGGAAATTCCCGAAGAGAACCTGATCGGCGAGGAAGGCAAGGGTTTCAAGTACATCCTCGACGGCCTGAATGCCGAGCGCACGCTGATCGCGGCCGAGTGCATCGGTGACGGCTACTGGTTCATCGACCGCATCACCAACTATGTGAAGGATCGCAACGTGTTCGGTCGCCCCATCGGCCAGAACCAGGGCGTGCAGTTCCCCATTGCCGATGCTTTCATTGAGATCGAGGCCGCCAACCTCATGCGCTGGAAGGCCTGCGAGCTGTTCGACAAGCACGAGCCCATGGGCGCGCAGGCCAACATGGCGAAGTACTTGGCCGCCAAGGCGAGCTGGGAGGCGGCCAATGCTTGCCTGCAATTCCACGGCGGCTTCGGCTTTGCGTGTGAATACGACGTGGAGCGCAAGTTCCGCGAGACGCGCCTGTATCAGGTGGCACCGATCTCCACCAACCTCATCTATTCCTACGTGGCCGAGCACATCCTCGGTTTGCCACGCTCGTTTTGA
- a CDS encoding CaiB/BaiF CoA-transferase family protein: MNASTQRPRPLDGITVVSLEHAVAAPFCTRQLADLGARVIKVERPGAGDFARGYDQRVLGQSSHFTWINRSKESLALDLKQPLAQQALMQLLADADVLVQNLAPGAAARMGLSYDALHDKFPKLIVCDISGYGADGPYRDKKAYDLLIQSEAGFLSITGTPEVPSKAGISVADIAAGMYAYTNIMSALLLRAKTGEGSHIDVSMLEALGEWMGYPMYYAFDGAPPPPRTGASHASIYPYGPFVAGDGGTVMLGLQNEREWQAFCDKVLEQPQLAKDARFDSNAHRNENRDALKAEILRLFGAFTAQQIVERLDSAGIANAHVNDMAGLWAHPQLEARKRWRNVPTPKGEVPALLPPGLNSAFDYRMDGVPAVGEHTARILVGLGWSAERIEALNVPNNVAD, from the coding sequence ATGAACGCATCAACCCAACGCCCGCGCCCGCTTGACGGCATCACCGTTGTCTCGCTCGAACACGCCGTGGCCGCGCCGTTCTGCACGCGCCAGCTCGCCGATCTGGGCGCGCGCGTCATCAAGGTGGAGCGCCCCGGTGCGGGGGATTTCGCGCGTGGCTACGACCAGCGTGTGCTGGGCCAGTCGTCGCACTTCACCTGGATCAACCGCAGCAAGGAAAGCCTCGCGCTCGATCTGAAGCAGCCGCTCGCGCAGCAAGCACTGATGCAGCTGCTGGCCGATGCGGATGTGCTGGTGCAAAATCTCGCACCCGGCGCGGCGGCGCGCATGGGGCTTTCTTATGACGCGTTGCATGACAAGTTTCCCAAGCTCATTGTTTGTGATATCAGCGGATATGGTGCCGATGGACCGTATCGCGATAAGAAGGCTTACGACCTGCTAATTCAAAGCGAAGCCGGTTTTCTCTCGATCACCGGCACGCCAGAAGTACCCAGTAAGGCGGGCATTTCCGTGGCCGACATCGCGGCGGGCATGTATGCGTATACCAACATCATGTCGGCCCTGCTGCTGCGCGCCAAGACGGGAGAGGGCAGCCACATCGATGTGTCGATGCTCGAGGCGCTCGGCGAGTGGATGGGTTATCCGATGTACTACGCGTTCGACGGCGCACCACCACCGCCGCGCACGGGTGCATCGCACGCCAGCATCTATCCCTACGGCCCGTTCGTTGCGGGCGACGGCGGCACGGTGATGCTCGGCCTGCAGAACGAACGCGAATGGCAGGCGTTCTGCGACAAGGTGCTTGAGCAGCCGCAGCTTGCCAAGGACGCACGCTTTGACAGCAACGCGCATCGCAACGAAAACCGCGATGCGCTGAAGGCGGAAATCCTGCGCCTCTTCGGTGCGTTCACCGCGCAGCAGATCGTCGAGCGTTTGGACTCTGCAGGCATCGCCAACGCGCATGTGAACGACATGGCGGGCCTGTGGGCGCATCCGCAGCTTGAGGCGCGCAAGCGCTGGCGCAACGTGCCCACGCCCAAGGGCGAGGTGCCCGCGCTGCTGCCACCGGGTCTGAACAGCGCGTTTGACTACCGCATGGACGGGGTGCCCGCCGTGGGCGAACACACGGCCCGCATTCTTGTGGGGCTGGGCTGGTCCGCCGAACGGATCGAGGCACTCAACGTACCCAACAACGTCGCGGACTGA
- a CDS encoding MmgE/PrpD family protein yields MQQETAATTHPLAQFAATLRWSDIPPEVQRKAEDLLVDWFGSVLAGQSARPVRSITRFALSQGPALGACEVIGQSASTSPMMAAMANAAASHVAEQDDVHNGSVFHPAAVVFPPALAVAQSIGASGEQFMAACVAGYEVGIRVGEFLGRSHYKIFHTTGTAGTIAAAAAVGHLLELTPQQMQHAFGSAGTQAAGLWEFLRTAADSKQLHTAHAASAGLTAAYLAKDGFTGAQDIFTGPQGMAAGMSTDSNPGRLVDGLGTRWATPETSFKWHASCRHTHPAADALLQVMQQNQLKISDIAQVTCHVHQGAIDVLGPVVSPATVHQSKFSMGTVLAIAARFGHAGLTEFDEQFLAPDTVTLRDKVRMVLDEEVDTAYPQRWIGKVTVQTVDGRTLHGRVDEPKGDPGNTLSREEIEGKALRLAAYGSDIPEDKVRAAVQSLWSIAKTPRLGRLLD; encoded by the coding sequence ATGCAACAGGAAACCGCCGCCACCACCCACCCGCTCGCGCAGTTCGCCGCCACGCTGCGCTGGTCGGACATCCCGCCCGAGGTGCAGCGCAAGGCAGAGGACCTGCTGGTCGACTGGTTCGGCTCGGTGCTGGCGGGCCAGAGCGCGCGGCCGGTGCGGAGCATCACGCGCTTTGCGCTGTCGCAGGGGCCTGCGCTGGGAGCCTGCGAGGTCATTGGCCAATCTGCGAGCACTTCGCCGATGATGGCCGCAATGGCCAACGCCGCCGCATCGCATGTGGCCGAGCAGGATGATGTGCACAATGGCTCGGTGTTCCATCCGGCGGCCGTCGTGTTTCCGCCCGCACTCGCGGTAGCGCAGAGCATCGGCGCGAGCGGCGAGCAGTTCATGGCGGCCTGCGTGGCGGGCTATGAGGTGGGCATTCGCGTGGGCGAGTTTCTGGGCCGCAGTCACTACAAGATTTTTCATACCACCGGCACGGCGGGCACGATTGCCGCCGCCGCCGCCGTGGGCCATCTTCTGGAGCTCACTCCGCAGCAGATGCAGCATGCCTTTGGCTCGGCCGGAACGCAGGCTGCGGGCCTCTGGGAGTTTCTGCGCACCGCTGCCGACAGCAAGCAGCTGCACACCGCGCATGCTGCATCCGCGGGCCTCACGGCCGCCTATCTCGCCAAGGATGGATTCACTGGCGCGCAGGACATTTTCACCGGCCCGCAGGGCATGGCGGCGGGCATGTCGACCGACTCGAATCCGGGGCGTCTTGTCGATGGCCTCGGCACGCGTTGGGCCACGCCCGAGACCTCGTTCAAATGGCATGCCTCGTGCCGCCACACGCATCCTGCGGCGGACGCGCTGTTGCAGGTGATGCAGCAGAACCAGCTGAAGATCTCCGACATTGCGCAGGTCACCTGCCACGTGCACCAGGGCGCCATCGATGTGCTCGGTCCGGTGGTGTCACCCGCCACAGTGCACCAGAGCAAGTTCTCGATGGGCACGGTGCTGGCCATCGCAGCGCGATTCGGACATGCGGGGCTTACCGAGTTTGACGAGCAGTTCCTCGCGCCAGACACCGTGACGCTGCGCGACAAGGTCCGCATGGTGCTCGATGAAGAAGTGGACACTGCTTACCCGCAGCGCTGGATCGGCAAGGTCACCGTGCAGACCGTCGATGGCCGCACGCTGCATGGCCGCGTTGACGAGCCCAAGGGCGACCCCGGCAACACGCTTTCGCGCGAAGAGATCGAGGGCAAGGCGCTGCGCTTGGCTGCCTATGGCAGTGATATCCCTGAGGACAAGGTGCGCGCTGCCGTGCAAAGTCTCTGGAGCATCGCGAAGACGCCACGGCTTGGACGTCTGCTGGACTGA